Proteins encoded by one window of Kiritimatiellales bacterium:
- the hisC gene encoding histidinol-phosphate transaminase produces MIANKWISNLPVYEPGKPIEEVARELGFENIDEIIKVASNENELGPSPKALQAMAAHAKNMHRYPDGDCFALKAKTAAKLGVDKKNLVFGNGSNELIEFLGHTFLNPASNMVISDGSFAVYRLVAALFNSTAIVTPMKNFGHDLDAMLAAITPETRMVIVCNPNNPTGTAVTPEQLDAFIEKIPPDVLAVFDEAYLELMPDGTAPDLLKYIHAGKENVVLLRTFSKAYGLAGLRIGYAIAHEKTAALFNRVRQPFNVNLMAAEAALAALEDEDHLANTRRTNAAGLKLFYETLPKIAGGLEFVSSFANFILIKTGDGRSVFQALQKRKVIVRPMDGYGLPDWIRITTGTPEQNVKVLHELKDILDQNH; encoded by the coding sequence ATGATCGCGAATAAATGGATATCAAATCTGCCGGTATATGAACCGGGCAAACCGATTGAAGAAGTCGCGCGCGAACTGGGTTTTGAGAATATCGACGAAATCATTAAAGTTGCGTCGAACGAAAATGAACTCGGTCCGTCGCCAAAAGCACTGCAAGCCATGGCGGCGCACGCAAAAAACATGCACCGCTATCCGGACGGCGACTGCTTCGCCCTGAAGGCAAAAACGGCGGCGAAGCTCGGCGTGGATAAAAAAAATCTGGTGTTCGGTAACGGCAGTAATGAACTGATTGAATTTCTAGGGCATACGTTTTTAAATCCGGCAAGCAACATGGTGATCAGCGACGGTTCATTTGCGGTATACCGCCTCGTTGCGGCACTGTTTAATTCGACAGCGATTGTTACGCCGATGAAAAATTTCGGACACGATCTCGACGCAATGCTGGCGGCAATTACGCCGGAAACGCGCATGGTCATTGTCTGCAACCCGAACAATCCGACCGGTACAGCGGTGACGCCGGAACAGCTGGATGCATTCATTGAAAAAATTCCGCCGGACGTGCTGGCGGTATTTGACGAAGCCTATCTGGAATTGATGCCGGACGGCACTGCGCCGGATTTGCTGAAATATATTCATGCCGGAAAAGAGAATGTGGTGCTGCTGCGCACCTTTTCAAAAGCATACGGCCTCGCCGGTTTGCGTATTGGTTATGCCATCGCGCACGAAAAAACCGCGGCATTGTTTAACCGTGTGCGTCAGCCGTTTAATGTCAATCTGATGGCGGCGGAAGCGGCGCTGGCGGCGCTGGAGGACGAAGATCATTTAGCCAATACACGCCGGACAAATGCTGCCGGACTGAAGCTGTTCTATGAAACACTGCCGAAAATTGCCGGCGGGCTGGAGTTCGTATCGTCATTCGCTAATTTTATTCTGATTAAAACCGGCGACGGCCGGAGCGTTTTCCAGGCACTGCAAAAGCGCAAAGTCATCGTCCGCCCGATGGACGGTTACGGTCTGCCGGACTGGATTCGAATTACAACCGGCACGCCGGAGCAGAATGTAAAAGTTCTACATGAGCTAAAAGATATTCTGGATCAGAATCATTAA
- a CDS encoding ACT domain-containing protein: MKIRQISVFLENRPGHLSHVCRILADAGINIVTLTVADTSEFGILRLIVREWEQAKHVLEAAGFAVNLTDVAAIEVADQPGGLGAILEIADAGGLSVEYMYAFACGAKNKALLVIRFDDAERAAGVMEDAGIGILPAKEFYRSA; encoded by the coding sequence ATGAAAATCCGGCAGATCTCTGTATTTCTTGAAAACCGGCCCGGCCATTTGAGCCATGTGTGCCGCATTCTGGCAGATGCCGGAATTAATATCGTTACGCTCACCGTCGCCGACACCAGTGAGTTCGGCATTTTACGTCTGATTGTCCGCGAGTGGGAACAGGCGAAACATGTACTTGAGGCCGCCGGCTTTGCGGTGAATTTAACGGACGTGGCAGCGATTGAAGTGGCGGATCAGCCCGGTGGACTCGGTGCAATTCTGGAAATCGCCGATGCCGGCGGGCTGAGTGTTGAGTATATGTATGCGTTTGCCTGCGGCGCAAAAAACAAAGCGCTGCTGGTCATTCGTTTTGATGATGCTGAGCGTGCCGCCGGCGTCATGGAAGACGCCGGAATCGGAATTTTACCGGCGAAAGAATTTTACAGGAGCGCATAA
- a CDS encoding phenylacetate--CoA ligase, producing the protein MKKHIHPESMPDYLEPGELRELQLARLRSVMKRCYDHIALFRRRMDERGLMPDDVQSLADLEKLPFTDKNDLRDTYPYGLFAVPMNEVVRLHASSGTTGKPIVVGYTQDDLDVWSSVMLRSFAAAGMGADDILQNAYGYGLFTGGLGAHYGAEKLGATVIPISGGNTERQLMVMRDFGVTAVCCTPSYFIYLIERVKADGMSFADLKLKTGVFGAEPWTEAMRDYIQRESGIRAYDIYGLSEIIGPGVGIECAAQHGLHIFEDHFLPEIIDPETGAVLPDGEFGELVITTLTKQAFPMIRYRTHDITAILPEHCSCGRTIRRIHRIRTRTDDMMIIRGVNVFPAQIEAALLSVDETVPHYQILLTRKDGLDQIEVQVEVTKEMFSDRISALESLRKKLMRAIEHTVGLRVPVQLVEPQTIARSEGKAKRVIDKRSEGDII; encoded by the coding sequence ATGAAAAAACATATTCATCCTGAAAGCATGCCGGACTATCTGGAACCCGGCGAATTACGCGAGCTGCAGCTCGCGCGGCTGCGGTCTGTCATGAAACGCTGCTACGACCATATTGCACTTTTCCGGCGGCGCATGGACGAACGCGGTTTGATGCCGGACGATGTGCAATCGCTCGCTGATTTAGAAAAACTTCCGTTCACAGATAAAAATGATCTGCGCGATACCTATCCTTACGGTTTGTTCGCGGTGCCGATGAACGAGGTGGTGCGTTTGCATGCGTCGAGCGGGACCACCGGCAAGCCGATTGTGGTTGGTTACACACAGGATGATCTTGATGTCTGGAGCAGCGTGATGCTGCGGTCATTCGCCGCCGCCGGCATGGGCGCAGACGATATTCTGCAAAATGCGTACGGTTACGGTCTATTTACCGGCGGACTCGGCGCGCACTACGGTGCCGAAAAACTCGGCGCAACCGTAATCCCGATTTCCGGTGGAAATACCGAACGTCAGCTGATGGTAATGAGAGATTTCGGCGTAACCGCGGTGTGCTGTACGCCGAGTTATTTCATTTACCTGATTGAGCGCGTGAAAGCGGACGGGATGTCGTTTGCCGACCTGAAGCTTAAGACCGGCGTATTCGGCGCGGAACCGTGGACGGAAGCGATGCGTGATTATATTCAGCGTGAATCCGGCATCCGGGCGTATGATATTTACGGGCTGTCGGAAATCATCGGACCCGGCGTCGGCATTGAATGTGCGGCGCAGCACGGGCTGCATATTTTTGAAGATCACTTCCTGCCGGAAATTATTGATCCGGAAACCGGCGCGGTACTGCCGGACGGTGAATTTGGCGAACTGGTCATTACGACGTTGACGAAACAGGCTTTTCCGATGATCCGTTATCGCACGCACGACATTACCGCGATACTGCCGGAGCACTGTTCATGCGGACGCACCATCCGGCGCATTCACCGCATTCGTACGCGCACTGATGATATGATGATTATTCGCGGCGTGAATGTCTTCCCGGCACAGATTGAAGCGGCCCTGCTCTCGGTGGATGAAACCGTTCCGCATTATCAGATTCTGCTCACACGTAAAGACGGGCTTGACCAGATTGAAGTGCAGGTTGAGGTGACAAAAGAGATGTTCAGCGACCGCATCAGCGCACTGGAATCGCTGCGTAAAAAACTGATGCGCGCGATTGAACACACCGTTGGTTTGCGCGTGCCGGTGCAGCTGGTCGAACCGCAAACCATTGCGCGCAGCGAAGGCAAAGCAAAGCGGGTAATTGATAAACGCAGTGAAGGAGACATCATATGA
- a CDS encoding GIY-YIG nuclease family protein: MHYVYILQSETYPEKYYVGQTDDLKSRIEKHNAGYVISTKPFSPWKIASYHAFADRRKAMDFEKYLKSGSGVAFAKKRLR; encoded by the coding sequence ATGCATTACGTATATATACTGCAAAGCGAAACGTATCCTGAAAAATATTATGTCGGTCAAACAGATGATTTAAAATCACGTATTGAAAAACATAACGCCGGATACGTCATTTCAACAAAACCGTTTAGTCCATGGAAAATTGCAAGTTATCATGCATTTGCAGATCGTCGGAAAGCAATGGATTTTGAAAAATATTTAAAGTCCGGTTCGGGAGTTGCGTTTGCCAAGAAAAGATTGCGATAG
- the galK gene encoding galactokinase — translation MKKETAIEKAVAAHRARFGKQPEAVAWAPGRIEVLGNHTDYNEGTVLSAAIDLGHCFCISKSDHAGIRLLAVDVNEVAEFLPTDTAKVSGFGWASYIKGVFYFIQEFTGEKIDALDCTFFGSIPMGSGLSSSAALEVSAAFAVLKILGTEIDKKEIAKLCQKAEHLFAGTKCGLLDQFSSIFGRDHGLIHSDFRSLDVTGAVLPADIEFLAINPHIQHSLADSPYNERRERCEQAAEQFAKILPHPVAALRDVSWEEFAAHRDKIDPAAAQRAAHVVGEITRVENGVTLLAAGDVAGFGELLFESHRSSIKNFENSCAELDVVVASAKDAGALGARLSGGGFGGSAIAMVQAANAAAVSEKIIELSRAGGVSPEILTITPSAGAQLV, via the coding sequence ATGAAAAAAGAAACGGCCATTGAGAAAGCCGTTGCTGCACATCGGGCGCGATTTGGGAAACAGCCGGAAGCGGTGGCATGGGCGCCGGGACGGATTGAGGTTTTAGGAAACCATACAGATTACAATGAAGGCACCGTGCTTTCGGCGGCCATTGACCTCGGGCATTGTTTCTGTATTTCAAAATCTGATCACGCCGGAATCCGGCTGCTCGCAGTGGACGTGAATGAAGTTGCCGAATTTCTGCCGACAGATACTGCTAAAGTTTCCGGCTTCGGCTGGGCAAGCTATATCAAGGGTGTGTTTTATTTTATTCAGGAATTTACCGGCGAAAAAATTGATGCCCTTGACTGCACATTTTTTGGATCGATTCCAATGGGCTCCGGGCTTTCCAGTTCCGCCGCACTCGAAGTGTCGGCAGCGTTTGCGGTGTTGAAAATACTCGGCACAGAAATTGATAAAAAAGAGATCGCAAAACTGTGTCAAAAAGCAGAACACCTGTTTGCCGGAACGAAATGCGGTCTGCTTGATCAGTTTTCCAGTATTTTCGGCCGTGACCACGGTTTGATCCATTCCGATTTCCGCAGTCTGGATGTAACCGGCGCTGTCCTGCCGGCGGATATTGAATTTCTTGCAATCAACCCGCACATCCAACACAGCCTGGCCGATTCACCGTATAACGAACGGCGCGAACGCTGCGAACAGGCGGCGGAGCAATTTGCAAAAATCCTGCCGCATCCGGTAGCGGCGCTGCGCGATGTTTCGTGGGAGGAATTTGCAGCCCATCGCGATAAAATTGACCCGGCGGCGGCACAACGCGCGGCGCACGTGGTTGGCGAAATCACGCGCGTTGAAAACGGTGTAACACTGCTTGCTGCCGGCGATGTCGCCGGTTTCGGAGAACTGCTGTTTGAATCGCACCGGAGTTCGATCAAAAATTTTGAAAATTCCTGCGCAGAACTTGATGTCGTCGTTGCGTCGGCAAAAGATGCCGGCGCGCTCGGCGCGCGGCTTTCCGGCGGCGGCTTTGGCGGCAGCGCCATTGCCATGGTTCAGGCGGCAAATGCGGCCGCTGTAAGTGAAAAAATTATCGAGCTCAGCCGGGCCGGCGGTGTTTCGCCGGAAATTCTCACGATCACACCGTCCGCCGGCGCACAGCTTGTTTGA
- the recA gene encoding recombinase RecA: protein MAKNDKKEGSVSLDAVLAEIKKQYGDGAIVRLGEESGPKKIPAISTGALTLDIALGIGGVPRGRVIEVFGPESSGKTTLVSHIIANVQKGGGAAAFIDTEHALDPGYIQKIGVDLNNLLVSQPDSGEEALNICETLVKSGSIDVVVVDSVAALTPRAELEGEMGQSHVGLQARLMSQALRKLTAAIARTNCSVIFTNQIREKVGVMFGSPETTPGGRALKFYSSVRIDIRRIGQLKDTAGTIYGNRTKVKVVKNKVAPPFTVAEFDILYAEGISWTGSVIDAGIDAGLIDKKGSWLSFEGQQLGQGREGARKALAEDPGLCNTLVEKIKAAGKVKTDGSD, encoded by the coding sequence ATGGCAAAAAATGATAAAAAAGAGGGATCTGTCAGCCTCGACGCGGTTCTGGCGGAAATTAAAAAACAATACGGCGACGGCGCGATTGTGCGCCTCGGTGAAGAGTCCGGCCCGAAAAAAATTCCGGCGATTTCCACCGGTGCGCTGACGCTGGATATTGCGCTGGGCATCGGCGGCGTGCCGCGCGGCCGCGTGATTGAAGTTTTCGGCCCCGAATCCTCCGGAAAAACAACACTGGTTTCGCATATTATCGCGAACGTGCAGAAAGGCGGCGGAGCGGCGGCATTTATCGATACCGAACACGCGCTTGATCCCGGCTACATACAGAAAATCGGCGTCGATTTGAATAACCTGCTGGTTTCGCAACCGGATTCCGGTGAAGAAGCGCTTAATATTTGTGAAACGCTCGTGAAGAGCGGTTCGATCGACGTTGTGGTGGTTGACTCCGTGGCAGCGCTGACGCCGCGCGCAGAACTCGAAGGTGAAATGGGACAGTCGCATGTCGGCCTGCAGGCGCGCTTGATGAGTCAGGCGCTGCGTAAGCTCACTGCCGCAATTGCGCGCACTAACTGCAGCGTTATTTTTACTAATCAGATTCGTGAAAAAGTCGGCGTCATGTTCGGCAGCCCTGAAACAACGCCCGGCGGTCGCGCACTGAAATTCTATTCGTCTGTGCGTATAGACATCCGGCGCATTGGACAGTTAAAAGATACCGCCGGCACGATTTACGGCAACCGCACAAAAGTGAAAGTTGTCAAAAATAAAGTCGCGCCGCCGTTTACTGTCGCTGAATTTGATATTCTTTATGCCGAAGGAATTTCCTGGACCGGCTCAGTGATCGACGCCGGAATCGATGCCGGACTGATTGATAAAAAAGGTTCCTGGCTTTCGTTCGAAGGACAGCAGCTCGGACAGGGGCGTGAAGGCGCACGCAAAGCTCTCGCTGAAGATCCCGGGCTCTGCAACACGCTCGTCGAAAAAATTAAAGCGGCCGGTAAAGTCAAAACCGATGGCTCGGACTAG
- a CDS encoding MiaB/RimO family radical SAM methylthiotransferase, translated as MSLLKTYILDVLGCKVNHYDSRQIVRLLQGHGLRLADSGEAADLVIVHTCGVTAAAVQKSRQSIHRLIRRNPGAVIFITGCAASEELLAVPGKIDARIAAGPGWIQLLADELHLFSLPNPSFRLPENADELPAETFGERTRGFLKIQDGCDANCAYCIVPQLRKKPRDKDMDAALAEAEAIVRQGCKEIVVAGVHVGLYGRGKEYSLSDFLRKLTKIPALERIRMSSLHPAELTDELLNIWSGAKNMMPHLHLSLQSGSAGVLRRMGRSYSPEEFSGAVKRARAILDIPAITTDVIIGFPGETAAEFEETFNFCCAAGFADMHIFTFSPRPGTRAAGMPDAVPAQIAHERQQRLMELAGIMKENYHRKFIGRTVDVLVERAVNGECSGGSPHYIPVQFPGAENLYRTIVPVKILSATKQNLSGAIPDA; from the coding sequence ATGTCTTTACTTAAAACGTATATTCTCGATGTACTTGGCTGTAAAGTCAACCATTACGATTCACGGCAGATTGTACGGTTGCTGCAAGGTCACGGACTGCGTTTAGCCGATTCCGGAGAGGCGGCCGATCTGGTGATCGTGCACACCTGCGGCGTAACGGCAGCGGCGGTGCAAAAATCCCGGCAGTCGATACACCGGCTGATTCGCCGGAATCCCGGGGCAGTGATTTTCATAACCGGCTGCGCCGCCAGCGAAGAACTGCTCGCCGTGCCGGGAAAAATTGATGCGCGCATTGCCGCCGGCCCCGGATGGATTCAACTGCTCGCCGACGAACTGCATCTGTTTTCATTACCGAATCCCAGTTTCCGTCTGCCGGAAAACGCCGACGAACTGCCGGCGGAAACGTTCGGTGAACGGACGCGCGGTTTTTTGAAAATTCAAGATGGCTGTGATGCAAATTGCGCCTATTGCATTGTGCCGCAGCTGCGCAAAAAACCGCGCGATAAAGATATGGATGCCGCGCTCGCCGAAGCTGAAGCGATAGTGCGGCAGGGCTGTAAAGAAATTGTCGTCGCCGGCGTTCATGTCGGATTATACGGACGCGGCAAAGAATATTCATTATCGGATTTCCTGCGCAAGCTTACAAAAATTCCGGCGCTCGAACGCATTCGTATGTCGAGTTTGCATCCGGCAGAATTAACCGATGAACTGCTGAATATCTGGAGCGGTGCAAAAAATATGATGCCGCATCTCCACCTTTCACTGCAGTCCGGCTCCGCCGGCGTTCTCCGGCGCATGGGGCGCAGCTATTCGCCGGAAGAATTTTCCGGTGCGGTGAAACGCGCACGCGCCATCCTGGATATTCCGGCGATTACAACCGACGTCATCATCGGCTTCCCCGGCGAAACGGCCGCAGAGTTTGAAGAGACGTTTAATTTCTGCTGTGCCGCCGGTTTTGCCGATATGCACATTTTCACCTTTTCGCCGCGGCCCGGAACGCGCGCCGCCGGAATGCCGGATGCTGTTCCGGCGCAGATTGCTCACGAACGGCAGCAGCGGCTTATGGAACTCGCCGGAATAATGAAAGAGAATTATCACCGGAAATTTATCGGCCGCACAGTGGATGTGCTGGTTGAACGCGCAGTGAACGGCGAATGTTCCGGTGGTTCGCCGCATTATATTCCGGTGCAGTTTCCCGGCGCAGAAAATCTATACCGGACGATCGTTCCGGTGAAAATTCTTTCAGCCACGAAGCAGAATTTATCAGGAGCAATACCGGACGCATAA
- a CDS encoding helix-turn-helix transcriptional regulator — translation MRKSTHTAEYECVTKKLVQMRTAAGLTQQQMADMLQREQSFVWRIEHGERRVDILEFYWICNALGFDAKSVYNELADSFEKTESMPLAAQK, via the coding sequence ATGAGAAAATCTACCCATACCGCTGAATACGAGTGTGTCACGAAAAAACTGGTACAAATGCGAACGGCAGCCGGTCTTACGCAACAGCAGATGGCGGACATGCTGCAACGGGAACAGTCTTTTGTCTGGCGGATAGAACACGGCGAACGCCGTGTGGATATTCTTGAGTTTTACTGGATTTGCAACGCGTTAGGCTTCGATGCGAAATCTGTTTACAATGAACTGGCAGATTCGTTTGAAAAAACAGAAAGCATGCCCTTAGCGGCTCAGAAATAA
- a CDS encoding transcription termination/antitermination NusG family protein: MNKEASAQADTVWICVKTQTRREHIAAGQLRRLAEVEVFCPRIRFRRNTRRGRVWFDEALFPGYLFVRCKIQTTGRIIATTAGVRGIIRFAGEYATVPAPVIEFLKREGGETVIIREPELRTGDEVIVAAGALRGLRAVITQELPGSERVNILMDLMGTAVAAEVPVDVLERVA; the protein is encoded by the coding sequence ATGAACAAAGAGGCGTCAGCACAAGCGGATACGGTTTGGATTTGCGTGAAAACGCAAACCCGGCGGGAGCATATTGCCGCCGGCCAGTTGCGCCGATTGGCGGAGGTCGAAGTCTTTTGTCCGCGGATCCGCTTCCGGCGCAATACCAGGCGGGGCAGGGTCTGGTTTGACGAAGCGCTGTTCCCCGGATATCTGTTTGTGCGCTGCAAGATTCAAACAACCGGGCGTATCATTGCGACGACCGCCGGAGTCCGGGGAATTATCCGGTTTGCCGGTGAATATGCGACTGTGCCGGCACCGGTCATTGAGTTTTTGAAGCGCGAGGGTGGCGAAACGGTGATCATCCGTGAGCCGGAGCTGCGGACGGGCGATGAAGTTATAGTGGCCGCCGGCGCACTGCGCGGGCTGCGTGCTGTCATCACTCAGGAACTGCCGGGCAGTGAGCGGGTGAACATTTTAATGGATTTGATGGGTACGGCTGTTGCGGCAGAAGTCCCGGTGGATGTTTTGGAACGGGTGGCCTGA
- the gmd gene encoding GDP-mannose 4,6-dehydratase, whose protein sequence is MIKKALITGITGQDGSYLAELLLDKGYEVHGIVRRTSSFNTGRIDHLYKDRHETGVKMFLHHGDLTDSSNLNRLIEKIRPDEIYNLGAQSHVQVSFEVPEYTAEVDAIGTLRLLDAIRETAVNSRFYQASTSELYGKVVEVPQTETTPFYPRSPYAVAKQYGFWIVKNYREAYGLHASNGILFNHESPRRGETFVTRKITMAVARISRGLQKCLYMGNINARRDWGYAPDYVDMMWMILQQDTPDDYVVATNEMHTVREFIEKSFAYTGIEIVWEGEGVKEVGRNRKTGDVIVRIDPRYYRPAEVEQLLGNPAKAKQQLGWEPTVKFAELVNIMTEGDLRLLDGECYRKGF, encoded by the coding sequence ATGATAAAAAAAGCATTGATCACAGGCATTACAGGACAGGACGGATCCTATTTAGCGGAACTGCTGCTGGACAAAGGCTATGAAGTTCACGGGATTGTCCGGCGCACCAGTTCATTCAATACGGGACGGATAGACCATCTGTATAAAGACCGGCATGAAACCGGCGTGAAGATGTTCCTTCATCACGGAGATTTGACCGACTCCAGTAACCTGAACCGGCTGATTGAAAAAATCAGACCGGACGAAATTTATAATCTGGGCGCCCAGTCGCACGTTCAGGTTTCGTTTGAAGTGCCGGAATATACGGCGGAAGTGGATGCCATCGGAACCCTGCGCCTGCTGGATGCCATCCGTGAAACCGCCGTCAACAGCCGGTTTTATCAGGCATCCACCTCGGAGCTGTATGGGAAAGTTGTCGAAGTTCCGCAGACCGAAACAACGCCGTTTTATCCGCGCTCGCCGTATGCGGTCGCAAAACAGTACGGGTTCTGGATTGTAAAAAACTATCGCGAGGCCTACGGACTGCATGCCAGCAACGGAATACTTTTCAATCATGAGTCGCCGCGCCGCGGGGAAACCTTTGTAACGCGCAAAATCACCATGGCGGTGGCGCGCATCTCCCGCGGTCTGCAAAAATGTCTCTATATGGGCAATATCAATGCCCGGCGCGACTGGGGATATGCGCCGGATTATGTTGACATGATGTGGATGATTCTTCAGCAGGACACCCCGGATGATTATGTGGTCGCAACCAATGAAATGCACACCGTGCGCGAATTTATCGAGAAGTCGTTTGCCTACACCGGCATTGAGATCGTCTGGGAAGGCGAAGGGGTGAAAGAGGTTGGCAGAAACCGGAAAACCGGCGACGTGATTGTTCGCATCGATCCGCGTTATTACCGCCCGGCAGAGGTTGAGCAGCTGCTGGGGAACCCCGCCAAAGCCAAACAGCAGCTCGGCTGGGAGCCGACAGTAAAATTTGCAGAACTCGTTAACATCATGACCGAGGGGGATCTCCGTCTGCTGGATGGCGAATGCTACCGGAAAGGGTTTTAG
- a CDS encoding four helix bundle protein produces the protein MSDYKDLDVWKRAVDVVVRIYRETASFPDSEKFGIVNQMRRAAVSIPSNIAEGSARHHSKDFTHFLRIADGSAAELETQLIISIKLEFLSVPAELLEEITVLRRMLAALIKSLRK, from the coding sequence ATGAGTGATTATAAGGATCTTGATGTCTGGAAAAGAGCGGTCGATGTGGTTGTACGCATTTATAGAGAGACGGCATCTTTTCCGGACTCAGAAAAATTCGGAATTGTGAACCAGATGCGGCGGGCTGCCGTTAGTATACCCTCAAATATTGCAGAAGGGAGTGCCAGACATCATTCCAAAGATTTCACCCATTTCTTACGTATTGCAGATGGATCGGCCGCAGAACTGGAAACGCAGCTTATCATCAGCATCAAACTGGAATTTTTATCAGTACCGGCAGAATTACTGGAAGAAATAACCGTTCTCCGGCGCATGCTTGCCGCATTAATAAAATCATTACGGAAGTAA